The following proteins come from a genomic window of Montipora capricornis isolate CH-2021 chromosome 9, ASM3666992v2, whole genome shotgun sequence:
- the LOC138015955 gene encoding NACHT and WD repeat domain-containing protein 2-like, with protein MGAIVSRKKRTPIVTSQPILAPGSQANAHAATTQSPSGNQSVTRQHRVRSHESEEESDNSDEEPRSKEEEEEEEEEEEEEEEEEEEEEEEEEEAEEADRSEHNSRLSTSPSSESKKSSNSSEDVDTNPVCDEASSDEEFIKTWKKALLEDLDITISDNVKIVRIFTSSTFTDTFVERNTLMQRVYPRLKSYCQERGYDFQVVDMRWGVRDESTDDHMTTELCMRELRACQELSTGPNFITFLGQKYGYRPFPAKIPITEFESLLGAIENVHDRQLLQKWFRKDDNAVPAQYLLQPITSQLPHYRDSENEEARKKASADWWAAFETMQVALRTAADKVLDEKERHKYHMSVTEDEIRRGIITVSSPENHCFWFKRVITNLMENADDRNAGKFVDKNYGAASLSFDEPAQKLLTSFKEKELSTALPATSVIQYDVKWTSEGISPHTSREHFEYLEKLCADVYSVLTNMIQKAIEAKQPGDNKDAVAEEVLQHALFCQRKGLTCQGRDEFLSEIRQSLLASESQQHVVILHGESGCGKTSIMAKIAVEITKWLESESAIVVLRFLGTSPQSSSIRLLLRSICHQLYRITDQDIEDIPEDLTELLEFFPKCLASTSRPVVLILDSLDQFPAGGSGRRLEWLPRKLPKNVFLVLSTLPGQEYECFTRLKAIFPESCFKEVPKFQVNQADLILESWLSTCQRSLTPFQKEVVLKAFQGCPLPLYLKLSFDEACRWKSFTSLNETNLATTVTNVITAFLGQVERRHGKLLVTEALAYLTASKNGLTEPELEDVLSLDDDVLNDVYQYWTPPVRRLPPLLWIRIRSDIGDYLIERGADDARVVYWYHRQFIEVATDRYLEINKEDIHSKLADFFSGKWSNGAAKPYVDKDGQTVFKDRFVAGQPLMFQREKSEKVIFNLRKLNEFPHHLMHSGDLTRLKEEALCNFEFLLTKLKATSVESILDDLDSALLLYPDDEDFISLQQAVQLSSSTLKADPNQLASQLLGRLIRDGDVDKFDSITKLLQQAYSSSVPCLLPSDKCLTSPGGSLVSLIKAPTDSSSQCCGFSCDGKTAYIATSSSTHHLQVLVINLQNGKTLQRISIPESEGVGFVWSIQGGHLTPDLLLLAGSPDICLLNTSTGQITHRFSALSRESQYSPMPPVCLVDNDARIVAITDVDLKVWTVHDNRLVHQIDVGKINTDEEYGTLGSSGFLVAYCVHLSKSFKVFNSRSGEKLREVSAFKKGEACYISEIKVTSKEQVVVTSTERNNLRLYDLHSGDLIREVSQFRINSGLLRLQVTDDGMKAIGISDYEIIITDLENGTVCKTLKSKSFGTLVIHQKFYTRDGRFGISLAHDEVIRIYDLVEALKERRTDVTSKDHKAVSSVDSITYLTRGSDDRHVIATAQANNSNEIIIWDTMTSTKVRSLKLPMESLPPSTIRMYGTDFAVGYIHDQNFLHFQVYNLKTGKIERSLQGKASKRTEAFGFIDENHVIAFSRGRRNLKVWNINDGKVVQQYKFGQKYRFEEMLVSRSGNAVVCSQIGQIVDHDDESVPLVFLSPKNAEQRILEETRTHLLLWNGCIADDGSYLVSLTKDYFALLWDLRSGRRTHRLQVDGEDPTVFATAISTIRSVVLTGRGDGGINLWDISSGCLQYKFDSHDVDSLSITNDGRIAFSNYRSINRDIVAWDLNTGSKVAAFTSDWKPERMAVSGNHLVVGKADRPELMSLRPHFPGQTEIALQEDSPFKDCTIESLLEPCQEFASGKYEGEDEDEDDDDDSDKTDIQKTELTKKALFASPNVILGGGSSVFASKNIFISGNVTINGVAIQDL; from the exons ATGGGCGCTATTgtgtcaagaaaaaaaagaacgccCATCGTAACCAGCCAACCAATTTTAGCCCCTGGCAGTCAAGCTAATGCGCATGCTGCAACCACCCAGTCCCCATCAGGTAACCAATCTGTCACAAGACAACATCGGGTTCGTTCCCATGAGAGTGAAGAAGAAAGTGACAACAGTGACGAAGAACCTAGaagcaaagaagaagaagaagaagaagaagaagaagaagaagaagaagaagaagaagaagaagaagaagaagaagaagaagaagaagcagaagaagCAGATAGGTCTGAGCATAATTCAAGGCTGTCAACTTCTCCTAGTTCGGAGTCCAAGAAAAGTTCAAACTCGTCTGAAGACGTTGACACAAACCCTGTGTGTGATGAGGCGTCGTCCGATGAAGAGTTCATTAAGACTTGGAAGAAAGCCTTACTGGAAGATCTGGACATAACCATCTCAGACAACGTTAAAATTGTTCGAATTTTTACAAGTTCAACATTCACTG ATACCTTCGTGGAACGTAACACGCTGATGCAGCGGGTTTATCCTCGGCTCAAGTCCTATTGCCAGGAGAGAGGCTATGACTTTCAAGTGGTGGACATGAGATGGGGAGTCCGGGACGAGTCCACCGATGATCACATGACCACTGAGCTATGCATGAGAGAGCTACGCGCATGTCAGGAGCTTTCAACTGGACCAAACTTCATA ACATTTTTAGGACAAAAATATGGCTACCGTCCCTTCCCAGCTAAGATCCCCATCACTGAGTTTGAGAGTCTTCTTGGAGCAATTGAGAATGTACACGATAGACAACTGCTGCAAAAATGGTTTCGGAAAGACGACAACGCAGTTCCCGCTCAATATCTGCTCCAGCCAATCACATCACAGCTACCTCACTATCGGGACTCTGAGAATGAAGAAGCTCGTAAAAAAGCGTCCGCTGATTGGTGGGCGGCTTTTGAAACAATGCAAGTTGCTTTGAGAACAGCCGCTGATAAGGTTCTCGACGAAAAGGAGCGGCACAAGTATCACATGTCAG TAACTGAAGACGAAATCCGTCGCGGAATCATTACAGTTTCATCGCCCGAAAATCACTGCTTTTGGTTTAAGAGGGTCATCACTAATCTCATGGAAAATGCCGATGATCGTAACGCTGGAAAGTTTGTGGACAAGAATTACGGAGCAGCAAGTTTATCATTTGACGAGCCTGCACAGAAGTTGTTGACAAGTTTTAAAGAGAAAGAGCTTTCCACAGCGTTACCTGCGACAAGTGTGATCCAATACGATGTCAAATGGACTAGCGAGGGCATCAGTCCGCATACATCTAGAGAGCATTTTGAATATCTTGAAAAGCTATGTGCCGATGTGTACAGCGTCTTGACAAATATGATCCAGAAGGCAATCGAGGCAAAACAACCCGGTGACAACAAAGATGCTGTAGCTGAGGAGGTGCTACAACACGCTCTGTTCTGTCAGAGAAAAGGGTTGACTTGTCAAGGGCGAGACGAATTTCTTTCTGAAATCAGGCAATCGTTGCTTGCAAGTGAAAGCCAGCAACATGTGGTCATACTGCATGGGGAGTCGGGATGTGGGAAAACTTCTATCATGGCGAAGATAGCTGTGGAAATAACAAAATGGCTTGAATCTGAGTCAGCCATTGTGGTGTTAAGGTTTCTTGGTACATCCCCACAATCATCCAGTATTAGGTTGTTGTTGAGGAGCATCTGTCATCAGTTGTATAGGATAACTGATCAAGACATTGAGGATATTCCCGAG GATCTAACGGAATTATTGGAGTTCTTCCCAAAGTGCCTGGCCTCTACATCTCGACCTGTGGTGTTGATCCTTGATTCTTTAGACCAGTTTCCAGCAGGAGGCAGTGGAAGGCGGCTGGAGTGGTTGCCAAGGAAGCTAccaaaaaacgttttcttggTCTTGTCTACCCTACCTGGCCAAGAATATGAATGCTTCACTCGTTTAAAG GCAATTTTTCCAGAATCGTGTTTCAAGGAAGTTCCAAAGTTTCAAGTAAATCAAGCCGACCTCATCCTGGAGAGCTGGTTGTCAACCTGTCAGCGTTCTTTAACTCCATTccaaaaggaagtggttttgaAAGCATTTCAAGGATGTCCGTTGCCTTTATATTTGAAACTGTCATTCGACGAAGCTTGCCGCTGGAAGTCCTTTACCTCTTTGAACGAAACTAATCTAGCTACCACTGTAACCAACGTCATTACTGCATTTTTAGGACAGGTGGAGCGTCGACATGGAAAGTTGCTAGTCACTGAAGCCCTAGCTTACCTTACTGCATCCAAGAATGGCTTGACAGAACCCGAACTGGAGGATGTATTATCACTTGATGATGATGTGCTAAATGACGTATATCAGTATTGGACACCTCCGGTCCGACGACTGCCACCATTGCTCTGGATTCGTATTCGATCTGATATTGGAGATTATTTAATAGAACGGGGAGCAGATGATGCTCGTGTGGTGTATTGGTACCATCGCCAGTTCATCGAAGTAGCGACCGATCGTTACCTCGAAATCAACAAAGAGGATATCCACTCCAAGCTCGCTGACTTTTTTTCGGGAAAGTGGTCGAATGGTGCAGCAAAGCCGTACGTTGACAAAGACGGACAGACGGTATTTAAAGACCGTTTCGTTGCAGGACAGCCCTTGATGTTTCAGAGAGAGAAGAGCGAGAAGGTGATTTTCAACTTGCGAAAGCTTAACGAGTTTCCACATCATCTTATGCATTCAGGAGACCTTACGAGGCTTAAAGAAGAGGCACTGTGTAACTTTGAATTCCTCTTGACAAAATTAAAAGCAACGTCAGTCGAATCAATCCTTGATGACCTTGACTCCGCCCTCCTTTTGTATCCAGATGATGAGGACTTCATCAGTCTGCAGCAAGCTGTGCAGTTGTCCTCTTCTACACTAAAAGCTGATCCTAATCAGCTTGCTTCACAACTCCTTGGAAGGCTAATCCGAGACGGGGATGTAGACAAGTTTGACAGCATCACGAAGCTCCTCCAACAGGCGTACTCCTCTTCAGTGCCATGCCTTCTACCAAGCGATAAATGTTTGACAAGTCCTGGGGGATCGTTGGTCTCTTTGATTAAGGCACCTACAGATTCCTCCTCACAATGCTGTGGTTTTAGTTGTGATGGAAAAACTGCTTATATTGCTACGTCATCCTCTACCCATCATTTGCAAGTCTTGGTTATTAACTTGCAAAACGGAAAAACGCTCCAAAGAATAAGCATTCCAGAGTCCGAAGGTGTGGGCTTTGTGTGGAGTATCCAAGGAGGTCATCTCACGCCAGATCTTCTGCTTTTAGCAGGATCCCCCGACATATGTCTCTTAAACACATCAACGGGTCAGATTACTCACAGATTCTCAGCCCTCTCTCGGGAGAGCCAGTATAGTCCCATGCCGCCTGTCTGTCTCGTGGACAACGATGCTCGAATTGTTGCAATAACTGACGTAGACCTGAAGGTGTGGACAGTTCATGATAATCGATTAGTGCATCAGATTGATGTCGGCAAGATTAACACAGATGAAGAGTACGGCACACTAGGATCATCAGGATTTTTGGTTGCTTATTGTGTGCATCTTTCAAAAAGTTTCAAAGTCTTTAACTCGAGATCGGGCGAGAAGCTGCGCGAAGTCAGTGCATTCAAAAAAGGTGAAGCGTGCTACATATCGGAAATAAAAGTGACCTCTAAAGAACAAGTGGTCGTCACCTCTACGGAGAGAAACAATCTTCGTTTGTATGATTTACACTCAGGAGATTTAATCAGAGAAGTGTCTCAGTTTAGAATCAATTCAGGCCTGCTACGCCTTCAAGTAACAGATGACGGTATGAAAGCTATTGGAATTTCTGACTACGAGATAATTATTACAGACCTTGAGAATGGAACAGTGTGCAAAACCTTGAAGAGTAAATCATTTGGAACGCTAGTAATTCATCAGAAATTCTACACAAGGGACGGAAGATTTGGAATTTCTCTTGCTCATGATGAAGTGATTCGCATATACGACCTGGTGGAAGCTCTCAAGGAGAGGCGAACAGACGTGACATCCAAGGATCACAAGGCTGTTTCTTCAGTGGACTCCATCACTTACTTGACTCGCGGATCAGATGACAGACATGTTATTGCGACAGCACAAGCCAATAATTCAAACGAGATAATTATCTGGGACACTATGACAAGCACAAAGGTGCGTTCGCTTAAATTGCCGATGGAAAGCCTTCCTCCCAGCACGATTAGAATGTATGGAACTGACTTTGCTGTTGGTTACATCCACGATCAGAACTTTCTTCACTTCCAAGTTTACAACTTAAAAACTGGAAAGATTGAAAGATCTCTTCAGGGAAAGGCATCCAAAAGAACAGAGGCTTTTGGTTTCATCGACGAGAACCACGTGATTGCCTTCTCTCGCGGAAGACGAAACCTAAAAGTCTGGAACATCAACGATGGAAAGGTGGTTCAGCAGTACAAGTTTGGACAGAAGTATCGATTCGAAGAAATGCTGGTCAGCAGAAGTGGGAATGCTGTGGTGTGCAGCCAAATCGGCCAGATAGTAGACCATGACGATGAAAGCGTACCTCTCGTCTTCTTAAGTCCAAAAAACGCAGAACAAAGGATCCTAGAGGAAACGCGCACTCATCTTCTTCTCTGGAATGGATGCATCGCAGATGACGGAAGCTATCTTGTTTCTCTGACGAAAGACTACTTTGCACTCCTTTGGGACTTAAGGAGCGGACGCCGAACGCACAGGCTCCAAGTGGATGGTGAAGATCCCACGGTATTCGCCACAGCAATTTCAACAATCAGAAGCGTAGTCCTAACTGGTCGCGGTGATGGAGGCATCAACCTTTGGGATATTTCTAGTGGATGTCTCCAGTACAAGttcgattctcatgatgttgaTTCCTTATCCATTACAAATGACGGCCGAATAGCATTCTCTAATTATCGTTCTATCAATCGGGACATTGTTGCTTGGGATCTCAACACGGGATCAAAGGTTGCTGCATTTACTTCAGATTGGAAACCCGAACGCATGGCAGTATCTGGCAACCACCTAGTTGTCGGGAAGGCCGACAGACCAGAGTTGATGTCGCTACGACCTCATTTTCCTGGACAAACAGAAATCGCTTTGCAAGAAGATTCGCCATTTAAGGACTGCACGATCGAGAGTCTGCTGGAGCCGTGTCAAGAGTTTGCAAGTGGTAAATACGAAggtgaagatgaagatgaagatgacgacGATGATTCGGACAAGACAGACATTCAAAAGACCGAATTGACAAAAAAAGCACTGTTCGCCAGTCCAAATGTTATACTCGGAGGTGGCAGTTCGGTATTTGCTTCGAAAAATATCTTCATTTCTGGAAACGTTACGATCAATGGGGTTGCAATACAGGACTTGTAA